One genomic region from Sulfurimonas sp. encodes:
- a CDS encoding bifunctional precorrin-2 dehydrogenase/sirohydrochlorin ferrochelatase, giving the protein MAYFPAFIKLDNQQILIVGGGYIAYEKLDHLLDFTQDISIIALDLSDDMSSAIKKNKLHYEKRAYKEGDISEFGIVIVAVDDIPLQAEIFSESKKYNCLCNSVDSVDYCDFIFPSYIKKDDLTIAVSTSGASPAMAKHLRIYLQNLIPDSIGDFLKEMKNLRKTLPKGKDRMKMLDEKAKNYIQNWSSK; this is encoded by the coding sequence ATGGCTTATTTTCCTGCTTTTATCAAACTTGACAATCAACAAATACTTATCGTTGGTGGTGGCTATATAGCTTATGAAAAGTTAGATCATCTCTTAGATTTCACACAAGATATCTCTATAATAGCACTAGACTTATCAGATGATATGTCTAGTGCTATTAAAAAAAATAAGCTTCATTATGAAAAAAGAGCTTATAAAGAAGGGGATATCTCAGAATTTGGTATAGTTATTGTTGCTGTTGATGATATACCACTTCAAGCAGAAATCTTTAGCGAATCAAAAAAGTATAATTGTCTTTGTAATTCTGTTGATTCTGTTGATTATTGTGATTTTATTTTCCCATCTTATATAAAAAAAGATGATTTAACTATTGCCGTATCTACCTCAGGAGCGTCACCTGCGATGGCAAAACATCTTCGTATTTATTTGCAAAATCTTATTCCAGATAGCATAGGTGATTTTTTAAAAGAGATGAAAAATCTAAGAAAAACATTGCCAAAAGGTAAAGATAGAATGAAAATGTTAGATGAAAAAGCAAAAAATTATATACAAAATTGGAGTAGTAAATGA
- a CDS encoding Lrp/AsnC family transcriptional regulator: protein MKDEILSRIQKKFPLVPKPFETIANELEMSEAEVLAILQEEKHKGIIRQTSAIFDTKRLGYKSSLVAFKIAEDKIDSAVKIINSHPGISHNYERNHEFNIWFTLGIAPDSTLGLDKTVEILAKLTEADDFIMLPTLKLFKINVKLNTTGKDEKKEKVKKVIHTEIEMTPLHNAIVRTAQYDIEMISEPFKKIIDDLNIDYDKFFSILRELQDAGIMRRFASILNHRKAGFNANAMVVWDVDEGEKGKAIGEIAAAFSAVSHCYLRPKYPNWQFNLFTMVHGKTKKETNGIIAEMAQEIDSKTHMPLYSSREFKKIRIEYFTPAIEAWEEQYSK, encoded by the coding sequence ATGAAAGATGAAATACTATCGAGAATACAAAAAAAGTTTCCACTTGTCCCAAAACCTTTTGAGACTATTGCAAATGAACTTGAAATGAGTGAAGCTGAAGTTTTAGCAATCTTGCAAGAAGAAAAGCATAAAGGTATAATCCGCCAAACTTCTGCTATATTTGACACAAAAAGATTAGGCTATAAATCATCTCTTGTAGCATTTAAAATCGCAGAAGATAAAATAGATAGTGCAGTAAAAATCATAAATTCACACCCAGGAATCTCTCACAATTACGAGAGAAACCATGAGTTCAATATTTGGTTTACTCTTGGTATCGCTCCTGATTCTACACTAGGACTTGATAAAACTGTTGAGATACTTGCAAAACTAACAGAGGCAGATGACTTCATTATGCTTCCAACTCTAAAACTTTTTAAAATTAATGTTAAATTAAACACAACTGGCAAAGATGAGAAAAAAGAAAAAGTTAAAAAAGTTATTCATACTGAGATAGAGATGACACCCCTACATAACGCAATAGTAAGAACGGCACAGTATGATATAGAGATGATAAGTGAGCCATTTAAAAAGATTATTGATGATTTAAATATTGACTATGATAAGTTTTTCTCTATTTTAAGAGAACTTCAAGATGCTGGAATAATGAGAAGATTTGCATCTATACTTAATCATAGGAAAGCTGGTTTTAATGCAAACGCGATGGTTGTTTGGGATGTTGATGAAGGAGAAAAAGGCAAAGCTATCGGAGAAATAGCGGCAGCTTTTAGCGCTGTTAGTCACTGTTACCTTCGCCCAAAATATCCAAACTGGCAATTTAACCTTTTTACTATGGTTCATGGTAAAACAAAAAAAGAAACTAATGGTATAATTGCTGAAATGGCACAGGAAATAGACTCAAAAACTCATATGCCTCTTTATAGCTCAAGAGAGTTTAAAAAGATACGCATAGAATACTTCACCCCAGCAATTGAAGCTTGGGAAGAACAATATAGTAAATAG
- a CDS encoding DUF1538 domain-containing protein yields MLSIASFLKLLKESFRDLLPIILVIMFFQLAIIQSVPENWLSTSIGLAIVGVGLAVFLLGLEVGIFPVGEGLASEFARKGSTKWIIIFAFMIGFGTTIAEPALIVIAQKAASISAGRIDATFLRLVVAFSVGFAIVVGVWRIIKGHPIHYYIISGYIMVVAATAFAPKEIVGLAYDLGGVTTSTVTVPLVAALGIGLASTIKGRNPVLDGFGLIAFASLTPMIFVQFYGIFVYEFVDATTAITTQITEIPKTPLAFDFKILSILQGLIDVIIDVLPILGIIIFFQYVILKQKIDNLKEVIIGFGLVILGLDAFVVGLEMGLFSVGETMAFELTQYDNNFIIYSFGFLIGFSTTMAEPSLTAIAKKAKEISDGKINDFVLRLFVALGVAIGISLGAYRIVVGGEIVYYIMAGYLFVIALTFIAPKYIIPIAYDSGGVTTSTITVPLVAALGLGLATNIDGRDPLIDGFGLIAFASLFPMLTVMLYGIITDRMGIKGVQEIEEMHKHELQDAIEHAYDMGLSTINIEGTGERHSYKMPFSAVHVIVPKKNQDKALMAARDAGAGGVTIMDAHGMGLLEMDNFYKRLYSEPTDVNLMFVVPSKKVDAIILAVMRKLDIVGKGDGVSYSYPVSHLKGLTLKSSDL; encoded by the coding sequence ATGCTAAGCATTGCTTCATTTTTAAAACTCTTAAAAGAATCATTTAGAGATTTATTGCCTATCATTCTTGTTATTATGTTTTTTCAACTTGCCATCATTCAAAGTGTACCTGAAAACTGGTTAAGCACTTCTATTGGACTTGCTATTGTTGGTGTTGGACTTGCTGTTTTTCTTTTAGGGCTTGAAGTTGGTATCTTTCCTGTTGGGGAAGGTCTTGCTAGTGAGTTTGCAAGAAAAGGCTCCACAAAATGGATAATAATATTTGCTTTTATGATTGGTTTTGGTACTACTATCGCCGAGCCTGCCCTTATTGTCATCGCACAAAAAGCTGCTAGTATTAGTGCGGGGCGAATAGATGCTACATTTTTAAGACTCGTTGTTGCTTTTTCTGTTGGCTTTGCCATTGTTGTTGGTGTTTGGCGGATTATAAAAGGTCATCCTATCCACTACTATATCATCTCTGGATACATCATGGTTGTAGCTGCAACAGCCTTTGCACCAAAAGAGATAGTTGGTCTTGCTTATGATTTAGGTGGAGTTACTACTTCAACCGTAACCGTTCCCCTTGTAGCAGCTCTTGGGATCGGTCTAGCATCTACCATAAAAGGTCGAAATCCTGTTTTAGATGGTTTTGGACTTATTGCATTTGCTTCTTTAACTCCTATGATATTTGTACAGTTTTATGGAATTTTCGTATATGAGTTTGTAGATGCAACTACAGCTATAACCACTCAAATAACAGAAATTCCAAAAACACCCTTAGCATTTGACTTTAAAATTCTTAGTATTTTGCAAGGTCTTATAGATGTTATCATTGATGTTCTGCCCATCTTGGGAATTATAATCTTTTTTCAATATGTAATCCTTAAACAAAAAATCGACAATCTAAAAGAAGTTATTATAGGTTTTGGTTTAGTTATTCTCGGTCTAGATGCTTTTGTAGTTGGCTTAGAAATGGGTTTATTTTCTGTTGGTGAAACGATGGCGTTTGAGCTAACTCAATATGACAACAACTTTATCATATACTCTTTTGGTTTTCTTATTGGTTTTTCTACAACTATGGCGGAACCTTCCCTAACTGCTATTGCAAAAAAAGCAAAAGAAATTAGTGATGGCAAGATAAATGACTTTGTTCTTCGTCTTTTTGTTGCGCTTGGTGTTGCTATTGGTATTTCCCTTGGAGCATACAGAATTGTTGTTGGTGGAGAAATTGTTTACTATATCATGGCAGGTTATCTTTTTGTAATAGCTCTTACTTTTATTGCACCAAAATATATCATCCCCATAGCTTATGATAGTGGTGGTGTTACAACATCAACTATCACTGTTCCTCTTGTTGCAGCTCTTGGTCTTGGACTAGCTACAAACATAGATGGAAGGGACCCACTTATTGATGGATTTGGTTTGATTGCTTTTGCTTCACTCTTTCCTATGCTTACCGTTATGCTCTATGGTATCATCACCGACAGGATGGGAATAAAAGGTGTTCAAGAGATAGAGGAAATGCATAAACATGAGCTCCAAGATGCCATCGAACATGCTTATGATATGGGGCTCTCAACTATCAACATAGAAGGAACGGGAGAACGGCACTCCTATAAAATGCCTTTTTCAGCAGTTCATGTCATAGTACCTAAAAAAAATCAAGATAAAGCTCTTATGGCCGCTCGTGATGCAGGTGCTGGAGGAGTGACTATTATGGATGCTCACGGTATGGGACTTCTTGAAATGGACAACTTTTACAAACGACTTTATAGTGAGCCAACAGATGTAAATCTAATGTTTGTCGTTCCTAGCAAAAAAGTTGATGCTATTATACTTGCTGTGATGAGAAAACTAGATATTGTAGGAAAAGGAGATGGTGTATCTTACTCTTACCCAGTATCGCATCTTAAAGGCTTAACTCTAAAAAGTAGTGATTTATAA
- a CDS encoding DNA-binding protein produces MSKMSIADAATKLGVSKEAIHNRIRRGSLQSVVEDGIKYVLITKSSQTTNKTSTRRVSVVHTDAKYYKFLEEQNQKLQTKVEKLEGETKTLRDQKEQMLISEREKIEQIYKDKDEQLKNILNTISSKFLLNAPDEEELVEVEIEAQAEKEGTPISLKSYLKNNNISKKKSLKIKERFKKVAKSDSRIIRIGKKYYINLTKYDYKDLLK; encoded by the coding sequence ATGAGTAAAATGAGTATAGCAGATGCTGCTACAAAACTTGGTGTATCAAAAGAGGCAATTCATAACCGCATAAGAAGAGGCTCTTTACAGAGTGTTGTTGAAGATGGCATAAAGTATGTCCTTATAACAAAAAGTTCTCAAACAACTAACAAAACAAGTACAAGAAGAGTATCTGTTGTTCATACAGATGCTAAGTATTATAAGTTTTTAGAAGAACAAAACCAAAAGTTACAAACAAAAGTTGAAAAACTCGAAGGTGAAACAAAAACGCTAAGAGATCAAAAAGAGCAGATGCTAATATCTGAGCGAGAGAAAATAGAACAAATTTATAAAGATAAAGATGAGCAGTTAAAGAATATACTAAATACTATCTCATCAAAGTTTTTACTTAATGCTCCAGATGAAGAAGAGTTAGTAGAAGTAGAAATAGAAGCACAAGCTGAAAAAGAAGGTACACCGATTTCTCTAAAAAGTTATCTAAAAAATAATAATATTTCAAAAAAGAAGAGTTTAAAGATAAAAGAGAGATTTAAAAAGGTAGCTAAATCTGATAGTAGAATCATAAGAATAGGGAAAAAATACTATATCAATTTAACTAAATATGATTACAAGGACCTTTTAAAATAA
- a CDS encoding YajQ family cyclic di-GMP-binding protein: protein MAKEHSFDISAKIDMQNFKNAINMVDREVANRYDFKGTTYEVTYNEKAKTLILIASSDNKLDALKDIVVAKFLKQGLSSKVLEELKVEDSSGNNRKMTFKVVDYIESKEAKKITAEIKKMKLKVNAQIEGDAIRVKGKNLDDLQKVMAEIRSGEWEAPLVFENMR from the coding sequence GTGGCAAAAGAACACTCATTTGATATTAGTGCAAAAATAGATATGCAAAATTTTAAAAATGCTATAAATATGGTAGATAGAGAAGTTGCTAATCGCTACGATTTTAAGGGAACTACATATGAAGTTACATATAACGAAAAAGCTAAAACGCTTATTCTAATAGCATCTAGTGATAATAAACTTGATGCTTTAAAAGATATAGTTGTAGCAAAATTTTTAAAACAAGGACTCTCTTCAAAAGTTTTAGAAGAGTTGAAAGTTGAAGATTCTTCTGGAAACAATAGAAAAATGACCTTTAAGGTTGTTGATTATATAGAGTCTAAAGAAGCTAAAAAAATAACAGCAGAGATAAAGAAGATGAAGTTAAAGGTGAACGCTCAAATAGAAGGAGATGCTATAAGAGTTAAGGGCAAGAATCTTGATGACTTGCAAAAAGTAATGGCAGAGATTCGTTCAGGTGAGTGGGAAGCACCACTTGTTTTTGAAAATATGAGGTAA
- a CDS encoding succinate dehydrogenase/fumarate reductase iron-sulfur subunit codes for MKIFIQRQTKVEYEVQMQNATLLEVLQKIKTTQDASLSFASGCRSSVCGSCAMRVNGREVLACSYKIQEDDFIEPLKNSLVIRDLVVNMDKAYEFNKKAKAWQNPFLSDVKPTQENEKINEIQSDCILCGSCYSACPVYEVNPEFLGPFSLTKVWRYVSDVRDNDEVSKIDALQKNGIWDCTLCNECTLVCPQDISSKADIEKLRSKSMMLGYTDPSFASFGSFGSFDGSPSF; via the coding sequence ATGAAGATTTTTATACAAAGACAAACTAAAGTAGAGTACGAAGTACAGATGCAAAATGCCACTCTTTTAGAAGTTTTACAAAAGATAAAAACGACTCAAGACGCAAGTTTAAGTTTTGCTAGTGGATGTAGAAGTAGTGTTTGTGGAAGTTGCGCCATGCGTGTCAATGGTAGAGAAGTTTTAGCTTGTTCATATAAAATACAAGAAGATGATTTTATAGAACCACTTAAAAACTCTTTAGTAATTCGTGACTTAGTTGTGAATATGGACAAGGCGTACGAGTTTAACAAAAAAGCAAAAGCTTGGCAAAATCCATTTCTTTCAGATGTAAAACCAACTCAAGAAAATGAAAAAATAAATGAGATTCAAAGTGACTGTATTTTATGTGGTTCTTGTTATAGTGCTTGTCCCGTGTATGAAGTAAATCCAGAGTTTTTAGGACCATTCTCACTAACAAAAGTTTGGAGATATGTGAGTGATGTTAGAGATAATGATGAGGTTTCTAAGATAGATGCCTTGCAGAAAAATGGTATCTGGGATTGTACGCTTTGTAATGAATGTACGCTTGTTTGTCCACAAGATATTTCAAGTAAAGCAGATATAGAAAAACTTCGTTCAAAGTCTATGATGTTAGGATACACTGACCCAAGTTTTGCTTCTTTTGGTAGTTTTGGCTCTTTTGATGGAAGTCCTAGTTTTTAA
- a CDS encoding FAD-binding protein, giving the protein MIQCDVLIIGAGGAGLVSAINAHKKGAKVVIVTKEYATRSQTCMAQGGINAAFGNAGDDSVEAHVQNTLKSAHGLANEEAVRFLCENAKEAVEWLDKLGVCFSRTKDAKIAQRTLGGASAPRACYAQDYTGLKILHTLYDVCLGLDIEILNERYLLDVCVDANGVSGANILNIRSGIQEQYQSKSVIIATGGYSRIYDKFSTNSTSTTGDGIASAIRAGAKVSDMEFVQFHPTALKNTAILISESARGAGGHLLNSKNERFVDELLPRDEVARAINDEISKGEDIFLDIRHLGEEFIDEELPQERKLAKFYENIDPVYDLIPIKPVAHYTMGGIVVDKNSMTNIKGLFAVGECANHRVHGANRLGGNSLLELIVFGKQAGENAAKYDRDVALSQEYKKEIKLESFHKKIEINFYEIKEKLGNSFYKNVGISRDKKGLQEVLSEVEEYISQLPKMGVEDDSQTYNTNLIEFLEFKNMLEIAKLILVGAMSRKESRGAHFRVDFPYEDGGLK; this is encoded by the coding sequence TTGATACAGTGTGATGTTTTAATTATAGGCGCAGGAGGCGCAGGTTTGGTAAGTGCAATAAACGCTCACAAAAAAGGTGCTAAGGTTGTGATTGTCACAAAAGAGTATGCAACAAGAAGTCAAACTTGTATGGCTCAGGGTGGCATAAATGCGGCTTTTGGTAATGCTGGAGATGATAGTGTTGAGGCACATGTACAAAATACTTTAAAATCTGCTCATGGTTTGGCAAACGAAGAAGCAGTAAGATTTTTATGTGAAAATGCAAAAGAAGCAGTTGAATGGTTAGACAAACTTGGTGTATGTTTTTCACGAACTAAAGATGCAAAAATAGCACAAAGAACACTAGGCGGCGCATCTGCCCCTCGTGCTTGTTACGCCCAAGACTATACGGGACTAAAAATTCTTCATACACTTTATGATGTTTGTCTTGGTTTGGATATAGAGATTTTAAATGAGAGATATTTGCTTGATGTTTGTGTAGATGCCAATGGTGTGAGTGGAGCAAATATTTTAAATATACGCAGCGGCATCCAAGAACAATACCAAAGTAAATCAGTCATAATAGCAACAGGTGGATATAGTCGCATCTATGACAAGTTCTCTACAAACTCAACTTCTACGACAGGTGATGGAATAGCAAGTGCAATAAGAGCAGGAGCTAAAGTCAGTGATATGGAATTTGTGCAGTTTCATCCAACAGCTTTGAAAAACACAGCTATTTTGATTTCTGAGAGTGCTAGAGGTGCTGGTGGGCATCTACTAAATTCAAAAAATGAAAGGTTTGTAGATGAACTTTTACCTCGCGATGAGGTAGCTAGAGCTATCAATGATGAGATTTCTAAAGGTGAAGATATTTTTTTAGATATTCGTCATTTGGGAGAAGAATTTATAGATGAAGAGTTGCCACAAGAGAGAAAGTTAGCAAAATTTTATGAAAATATTGACCCAGTATATGATTTAATCCCTATAAAACCAGTAGCTCACTATACCATGGGAGGCATAGTGGTAGATAAAAACTCTATGACTAACATAAAAGGTTTATTTGCAGTTGGAGAGTGTGCTAATCATAGAGTCCATGGAGCAAATCGACTTGGAGGAAACTCTCTTTTGGAGTTAATTGTTTTTGGAAAACAAGCGGGAGAAAATGCTGCTAAATATGACAGAGATGTTGCTCTTTCACAAGAGTATAAAAAAGAGATAAAACTTGAAAGTTTTCATAAAAAAATAGAGATAAATTTTTATGAGATAAAGGAAAAACTAGGAAATTCTTTTTATAAAAATGTTGGTATTTCAAGAGATAAAAAAGGACTCCAAGAGGTTTTAAGTGAAGTTGAGGAGTACATATCGCAACTTCCAAAAATGGGAGTAGAAGATGACTCACAAACTTATAATACAAATCTTATAGAATTTTTAGAATTTAAAAATATGTTAGAGATAGCTAAGTTAATTTTAGTTGGTGCCATGAGTAGAAAAGAGAGTAGAGGTGCTCATTTTAGAGTAGATTTTCCATATGAAGATGGAGGGCTAAAATGA
- a CDS encoding ABC transporter substrate-binding protein: MKYFTLLLIVFLSLSAAQKPLDKVSLQLVWLDQFQFAGYYMAKEKGYYKDVGLDVEIKRFKYSMNTIEEVLSSRATYGVGRSSLIRERSRGKEIVLLSAIFQSSPFTLLALESSNIKGIKDFVGKKLMLIKNVVETASIHAMILSNGVSESDMTFKEHNFDLEEFIDGKIDLYAGYISNEPYILEKRGIAYKIFSPKKVGFDFYSDILFTSEKEAQRNPLRVDAFKEASLKGWRYAFEHIDEAVKIIYEKYNTQNKTLDALKFEAKELKKLAYANEQELGTITQKKIIRIFDVYKIMGLTKYELDVSTFIFDNHSIFLTAKEKEYLKNKKEIRVCVPPDYLPYSGVVDGKFIGIGSGILNIAKKSLGVSFKLVKTGTWQQSLEKSKKGECDLLPIVEPTPSRRKYLNFTTSYHHDPLVVVTNNSQNYILDIQTVLDKEFVVVEGNSYVENLLLKYPKIKLNLVSSRAEAYKGVESGEYYGFIDVMMVAAYYMQEYSKLDLKISGRFDDSVTSSFGVIKEDKILFSIFEKVALSLEARDIQKILKEWVSINYTTQKEYEGVKKLLIFIFIAGAIFLYRQYLLKKKNFELEELQNKLSELNASLETKVENTVQEIVKKDAYMLHQSRLAQMGEMLSMIAHQWKQPLGAISSTQIALKMTLELEKYDLDDKIQREEFIKFLDKKLDKIGAYTQNLSQIISDFSDYYKSDKKSKILNVDAAIVKACRLIEDNLVNCAIDVTLSLDAKSFVKLYENEFMQVVLNILNNAREQLEQNNIQDKKIKVKSYEENDFFTLEISDNAGGIDESIISKVFDPYFSTKMEKNGTGLGLYMSKKIIQEHLDGSIDVKNSENGAVFTIKIKIEEKENIDTV; the protein is encoded by the coding sequence ATGAAATATTTTACCCTGTTATTAATAGTTTTTTTGTCTTTATCTGCTGCACAAAAGCCTTTAGACAAAGTATCACTGCAACTTGTTTGGTTAGACCAGTTTCAATTTGCTGGTTATTATATGGCAAAAGAAAAAGGTTATTATAAAGATGTGGGACTTGATGTAGAGATTAAAAGATTTAAGTATTCAATGAATACAATTGAAGAAGTTTTAAGTTCTCGCGCTACTTATGGAGTAGGTCGTTCAAGTCTTATACGAGAACGCTCAAGAGGTAAAGAGATAGTTTTGTTATCTGCTATCTTTCAGTCTTCACCCTTTACCCTTTTAGCTCTAGAGTCATCAAATATAAAAGGTATTAAAGATTTTGTAGGTAAAAAACTCATGCTTATAAAAAATGTTGTTGAAACGGCATCTATACATGCCATGATTCTTTCAAATGGAGTTAGTGAAAGTGATATGACTTTTAAAGAGCATAATTTTGATCTTGAAGAGTTTATAGATGGAAAGATTGATTTATATGCAGGTTATATCTCAAATGAACCATATATTTTAGAAAAAAGAGGCATAGCGTATAAAATATTTTCTCCAAAAAAAGTTGGTTTTGATTTTTATAGCGATATTTTATTTACATCTGAGAAAGAGGCACAAAGAAATCCCTTAAGAGTAGATGCTTTTAAAGAGGCTTCACTAAAGGGGTGGAGATACGCTTTTGAGCATATCGATGAAGCCGTAAAAATCATATATGAAAAATACAATACTCAGAATAAAACCTTAGATGCGCTAAAATTTGAGGCAAAAGAGTTAAAAAAACTAGCATACGCAAATGAGCAAGAGTTAGGAACAATCACGCAGAAAAAAATCATAAGAATTTTTGATGTTTATAAAATAATGGGATTAACAAAATATGAGCTAGATGTATCTACTTTTATTTTTGATAATCATTCGATTTTTTTAACTGCCAAAGAAAAAGAGTATCTTAAAAATAAAAAAGAGATAAGAGTTTGTGTCCCGCCAGATTATTTACCATACAGCGGAGTTGTTGATGGTAAGTTTATTGGCATTGGCTCAGGCATTTTAAATATTGCAAAGAAAAGCTTAGGAGTATCATTTAAACTTGTTAAAACAGGTACTTGGCAACAGTCTTTAGAAAAATCAAAAAAAGGCGAGTGCGATTTACTTCCTATTGTAGAACCAACTCCATCAAGAAGAAAATATCTTAATTTTACAACCTCGTATCACCATGATCCACTTGTTGTTGTGACAAACAATTCGCAAAATTATATATTAGACATACAGACAGTTTTAGACAAAGAATTTGTAGTAGTAGAGGGAAATTCGTATGTAGAAAATTTACTTTTAAAATATCCAAAAATTAAATTAAATTTAGTTTCTTCAAGAGCTGAAGCGTATAAAGGAGTAGAAAGTGGAGAATACTATGGTTTTATAGATGTTATGATGGTTGCTGCTTACTATATGCAAGAATATTCAAAGCTTGATTTAAAGATTTCTGGGCGATTTGATGATAGTGTGACAAGCAGTTTTGGTGTTATAAAAGAAGATAAGATACTTTTTTCAATATTTGAAAAAGTAGCGCTGAGCCTTGAAGCAAGAGATATTCAAAAGATTTTAAAAGAGTGGGTTTCTATAAATTATACAACACAAAAAGAGTACGAAGGTGTAAAAAAACTTCTTATATTTATATTTATCGCTGGTGCTATATTTTTATATAGACAATATCTTTTAAAGAAGAAAAATTTTGAACTTGAAGAATTGCAAAATAAGCTTAGCGAATTAAATGCATCCTTAGAAACAAAGGTTGAAAATACAGTCCAAGAGATAGTAAAAAAAGATGCTTATATGCTACACCAGTCAAGACTTGCCCAAATGGGAGAGATGTTAAGTATGATAGCACATCAGTGGAAACAACCTTTAGGAGCAATTTCAAGCACTCAAATAGCATTAAAGATGACATTAGAGTTAGAAAAGTATGATTTAGATGATAAGATACAAAGAGAAGAATTTATAAAATTTTTAGATAAAAAACTTGATAAGATAGGCGCATATACTCAAAATTTAAGCCAGATTATTTCAGATTTTTCAGACTATTATAAATCAGATAAAAAATCAAAAATTTTAAATGTTGATGCAGCTATTGTAAAAGCATGTCGTTTGATAGAGGATAATTTGGTAAATTGTGCAATAGATGTGACTTTAAGTCTAGATGCAAAAAGTTTTGTAAAACTTTATGAAAATGAATTTATGCAAGTGGTGTTAAATATTTTAAACAACGCAAGAGAACAGCTGGAACAAAATAATATACAAGATAAAAAAATCAAAGTTAAAAGCTATGAAGAAAATGATTTTTTCACTTTAGAGATAAGTGATAATGCAGGTGGAATAGATGAATCAATAATATCCAAAGTGTTTGATCCGTATTTTTCGACAAAAATGGAAAAAAATGGAACAGGCTTAGGACTTTATATGTCTAAAAAAATTATTCAAGAGCATCTAGATGGAAGTATTGATGTAAAAAATAGTGAAAATGGAGCGGTTTTTACTATAAAAATTAAAATAGAGGAAAAAGAAAATATTGATACAGTGTGA